The Sphingopyxis fribergensis DNA segment AGAACTCCTGTGGTCTATGTTGGCGGTCCCATAGCGGGGCGAGCCGCCAAAGCCACGCATTAAATCGCGAAAAGGCGCGCGCGGCGTTGCCATCGACGGACGGCAGCACTAGTGGAAGGCTCGTACGCCGCAGTAGTCAGGGAGCACCGCGCGATGGACAAACGCGAAGATTCCCTGCCGTCGGAAGATGTTGTCATCACCGACGACCGCGACCGCGAACAACCGGCCCGCGAAACCGACACCGAACTCGACGAGGACGACCGGCTGAAACCCGAATTCGTGCGCGACGTGATTGAGCTGGCCGAAGCCGGTGAAGGCGAAGCAGCGCGCGAGCGGATCGGCCGCCTCCACCCCGCCGACATCGCCGACCTGTTCGAACTCGCGCGTGCCGACGAGCGGCCGATGCTCGCCGCGGTGCTCGGGAACATGCTTTCCGCCGACGTGCTGGCGGAAATGAACGATTATGTTCGCGAGGAGCTGATCGACCTGCTCGCACCCGAGCAAGTGGCCGAACTCGCCGCCGAACTCGATACCGACGACGCTGTTGCGATCATCGAGGATATGGAGGCGGACGAGCAGCAGGCCGTTCTCCAGGCGATGGAACCCGAAGATCGCGCGGCGATCGAGGACGCCCTGTCCTTCCCCGAGGAATCCGCCGGGCGCCTGATGCAGCGCGACCTCGTCGCGGTGCCCGAGCATGTGACCGTCGGCGACGTGATCGACCGGTTGCGCGAAGATACCGACCTCACCAGCGATTTCTGGGAAATTTACGTCGTCGACCCGATGCACCGTCCGGTCGGCACCTGTCAGCTAAGCTGGATCCTTCGTACCCCGCGCGACATCGCGATCAGCGACGTGATGAAGCGCGAGCAGACGCTGATCCCGGTCGATATGGATCAGGAAGAGGTCGCGCTGCGCTTCCAGAAATACGCGCTGATCTCGGCGGCGGTTATCGACAGGAGCGGACGGCTCGTCGGCATGATCACGGTCGATGACGTCGTCCACATCATCCAGGAAGAAGCGGGCGAGGATATCCTCCGCCTGTCGGGCGCCGGCGACGGTGACATCAACGAACCGATCCGCGAAACTTACAGCGCGCGCGTGCGCTGGCTGATCGCCAATCTCGGTACGGCATTGCTCGCTTCATCGATCGTCGGTTTTTTCGGGGGCGCGATCGAACATATGGTCGCACTGGCGGCGCTAATGCCGATCGTCGCGGGCGTCGGCGGCAATGCAGGGACGCAGACGCTGGCGGTCACTGTGCGCGCGCTCGCGATGAACCAGCTCACCGATTCGAACAGCTGGCGCGCGATTTGGCGCGAAATGAAGATTGCGCTGCTCAACGGCGGCACGATCGCGCTGCTTGCAGGGACCGCAACCGCACTTTGGTTCGGCAGTCCGCAGCTCGGCGCAGTCATCGCCGCGGCTATGGTCGTGAATATCTTTGTGGCGGGCGTCGCCGGGGTCGCGATTCCCCTGCTCCTCGACCGGCTCGATCAGGATCCTGCGGTTGCGAGTTCGATTTTCGTTACAATGACGACCGATTCTATGGGTTTTCTCGCCTTCCTGGGCCTCGCGGTGATCAGCGGACTGACCACTCTTTGAAGACAAGCCCTTGAAATTCAAGCGATTCGAAAAACCTCGAAAAAAATTCATCATCGCGATTTTTTTTGGGAACTTATCGAACATTTCGGTCGTTTCCCATTCGAGCAGCGGTCATCGCCCCCCCGCAGCGCTGCTCAGCAACATTGGCCCGGCCCGCATTCCCTCCCCCCCCTCGAAGCGTGCCGGGCCATTTTGCGTCCAGTTTCTAAGAGGATCAGAAATATGACCAGTTTTCGAGTAATCGTCCTCGCCCTTCTGGCCAGCGTCGTCGTGACCGGCTGCAATACCGTCAAGGGAGCAGGCCGCGACATCGAATCGGTTGGTCAAGCTGGCAGCGATGCCATCGACTAATCGCGGCTGATACGAACTACCCTAAGCCTCTTCGAGAGGCTCGACAGGCGCCTCTTCGGCGCCTGTTTTGCGTCGGCGCTGGGTAAACCAGATTGCGAGCAACGACATTTCGTACAGGAACACCAGCGGCACGGCGAGCAACAGCTGGCTCAGGATGTCGGGCGGTGTGAACACCGCGGCGATCGCGAAGGCCGCCACGATCATATAACGCCGGGCCGAAACCAACTGCTCGCGCGTTACCAGTCCCGACCGTTCGATCAGCATCAGCAGGATCGGCAGCAGAAAGGCGATGCCGAACGCCATGATGAACTGCATCGTGAAACTGAGGTAGTTTCCGACTGAAGGCAGTGCTTCCTGCGTGATCCCACCGATATCGCCCTGATAGCCGAGCAGGAATTTGAGCGCGATCGGGATCGTGATGAAATAGGCAAAGCTGGCACCGATTGCGAACAGGATCGGCGTTGCGAGCAGGAACGGCAGCAGTGCGCGCTTTTCCTGCTTGAACAGCCCCGGCGCGACGAATTTCCACAACTGGTTCGCTATTACCGGAAAGGCGATCATCATCGCCGCGAACAGCGCCACCTTGATCTCGACAAAAAATGCCTCGAACAACTGCGTATATATGAGCTTGCCCTGCCCCGCCTTTACAAGCGGCTGAACCAAAACACCAAAGATCGGCTTGGCGTAATAAAGGCACACACCAAAGGCTGCACCGATCGCCAGCAGCGACTTCAGTAGACGCGAACGCAACTCGATCAGATGGTCGAGCAGCGGCATCTTGCCGCCAGCGCCATCCTCGTCGGAGGTTAGAAGCGGTGTTTCCTCGGTCATGGCAGCGGACCGTCCTTTGGAGGAATCGCATGCGTTTCAGGCGAGGTGGCGGCCGCGGCCTGGTCGACATCGGCTTCGGTCACCGGTTCGGCCGCTGTTGCGGGGGCTGTCGTCGTCGCGGGCGCCGACGATGCGTTCACATCGTCGATCCGCGGAAATTCACGCATGATCGCGTCATTCTGCTCGCGCCATTGCTTCTCGAGTTCTTCCAACTCGGCCTCGCGCATCATCGTGTCGAGCCCCGACCGGAAATGGCGCGCCATGCCGCGCGCCTTTGCCATCCATTTGCCGACAAAGCGCATCGCCTTGGGCAGGTCCTTGGGGCCAATAACCACCAAGGCCACCAACACCACGAGCAGCAACTCGGTGGGCGCAACGTCAAACATGCTTTAGCCCAATCCCGCAGACGGCCGAAATCAGCGGTTTTCGGTTTCCGCGGTGGGGGTCGGCGTCGCGCTCAGGTCGGGCGCGCGCTGGCCCTCGATATGCTTCGGCGCGGCGGGCGGCACATCATCTTCCGACATGCCCTTTTTGAAGCTCTTGATGCCCTTGGCGACATCGCCCATCATGTCCGAAAACCGGCCCTTGCCAAACAGCAGCAGGACAAGAATCCCGACCACGAGCCAATGCCAGATGCTGAAGCTACCCATTTATCGTCTCCTTGAAGCGCCCATCTAGGCCTCTTCGCCGTCTTTTACTAGGTCCAGTTCGCCGACCGCCTCCTCAAAAGCGAGGTCGACGGGGTCGAGCAGGCCGGCTGCGCGGAGATCGTCGATTCCCGGCAGGTCCTTGCGGCTGTTGAGGCCGAAATGTTGCAGGAAAGCGTCGGTCGTCTTGTAGATCAGCGGCCGTCCCGGCACCTCGCGTCGCCCCGCGGGTGCGACCCACTCGGCCTCCATCAGCACATCTAGCGTTCCCTTCGACGTCTGGACTCCGCGGATCGCTTCAATTTCCGCGCGACTCACCGGCTCATGATAGGCAATGATCGCAAGCACCTCGGCCGCCGCGCGCGACAGCTTGCGCGGATCGTCGCGCTCGCGGCGAAGCAGATGAGCCAGATCAGATGGGGTCTGGAAATGCCAATGCCCGCCGCGCTCGACAAGTTCGATCCCGCTGCCGTTATGGCGCGCCGCAATCCTGACGATGATCGACCGCACCTCACCCGGCGTCATTTCATCGCCCAGCCTGTTCGCGACCTGGCGCGCGTCGAGCGCTTCGTCGCTGGCGAACAGCATCGCCTCGATTGCGCGCTCCAGGTCGTCGATCATGCTTGTGCAGCCTTAAGATAAAGCGGTTCGAATGCGCCGTCTTGTTTCAGGTCGACCCGGCCCTGCCGCGCGAGTTCGAGCGCGGCGACAAAGCTCGACGCGATCGCCGAACGGCGCAGTGGCCCGTCATAGTCCGCCGGCAGGAAATCCGACAGCTCGGCCCAGTCTAGTTTCGCGCCGATCATCCGCTGCAGATGGTGAAGCGCCGCGTCGAGCGTAACCACCGGACGGCGGGAAACCATATGAACAACGGGTTCGGAGCGCAGCTTGACCTGCCCATAAGCCGAAAGAATATCGTAAAGACTGGCATCCCAGCGCCGCAGCTTGATGTCGCGCAGCCCTTCGGGCTTCGCACGCAGGAAGACATCGCGGCCGACGCGGTCGCGCGCGAGTAGCCGTGCCGCCGCCTCACGCATCGCCGCCAGTCGCTGCAGGCGTAGTTGCAACCGCAACGCGAGTTCATCGGGCGACGGATCCTCGAGCGGGTCCTTCGGGAGCAGAAGTGCCGATTTGAGATAGGCGAGCCATGCCGCCATGACGAGATAGTCGGCGGCGACCTCCAGCTTGAGTTCGCGCGCCTCGGCGATGAATGTCAGATATTGCTCGACCAGCGCCAGGATCGAAATCTGCTTGAGGTCGACCTTTTGACTACGCGCGAGCGTCAGCAAAAGGTCGAGCGGCCCTTCCCAGCTTTCGAACGTCAGCTGGAATGCGTCGTCGCGTTCAGGCGCTGCCGGCGCGATTTCAAAATCGAGCGGCAGGTCCTCCATCAGCGGATCAAGCGATCGCGAGCAGCGCGTCGCGCTGATCCACCAGGGTTGCGAAGGGCCGTTCGTCGCCGTCGCCCAAAATGCGGTCCATCGCACCTTCGAGCCGCGCGCGCGACACGGTGCTGATCGGATCGAGCGCATTGGCGATGCCGACCATATCGTCCATCTTTGCCCAGCAGTTGAGCGCGATGTCGCATCCCGCGGCGATCGCATCGGCCGCGCGCGAGGGCACGTCGCCCGACAAGGCCTTCATGTCGAGATCGTCGGTCATCAGCAGGCCGTGAAAACCGATGCGCTGCCGAATGATGCTGTCGATGACGATCGGCGAAAGCGTCGCGGGGCGGTCGGGATCCCATGCCTCGAAAATGACATGGCACGTCATCGCCATCGCCGCATCGCGCAGCGCGGCAAAGGGGGCAAGGTCGGTTTGTAGGTCGCGGTCGGACGCATCGACCGTCGGCAAGGCTTCATGCGTATCGACCAGCGCGCGGCCGTGGCCCGGGATATGCTTGACGATGCCGACGACGCCGCCCGACTGCAATCCGCCCAGGATCGCACGGCCCAGCGCGGCGACGCGCATCGGCTCACTGCCGAGCGCGCGGTCGCCGATCACATCGCTTGCTCCCGGCTGGCGCACGTCGAGCAGCGGCAGGCAATCGACGGTGATCCCGACCTCGGCCAGCATCACTGCGAGCGCCATCGCATTGAGCCGCGCCGCCTCGATCGCGCTGGCCGGCGCGCGATCGTAGAGCTCATCGAACGCCGCCCCGCTCGGGAAGTTCGGCCATTCGGGCGATCGCATCCGCGCGACGCGTCCACCCTCCTGATCGATCAGGATCGGTAGATTGGTCCGTCCGTCGAGGCTGCGCAACTCGTCCGTCAGCCGCCGCAATTGCTCGCGGTTTTCGATGTTGCGCCCGAAAAGAATATAGCCCGCGGGGTCGCTATCGCGAAAGAAGGCCCGCTCGTCGTCGGTGAGGGTCAGGCCCGACAGGCCGAAAATTGCCGGTATCATCGTGCGTCAAACTCCATCGATCACCGCCCCCTCAGACGGCAACCACAACAGGAGCATGCCATGACAGGGGTTTTGCACCAACAGAGTCTGCGGCCAAACGGGCCGAATCAGCGGACGACGACGCAATTTTCACCCGCGACGCGCAATTTTCCGCACAAATTCGTGGCGTTGGCCGTCGTTCCTGCCGAAACGCGCAAGCGATAGACGGTTCCACTGCCTACTTTCGCCGGCGAAACCGATTTGTTGAGTTCGGCCAGATAGGCAAAACGCTTCGACAGGCTGGTCCACGCCTTCGCCGCTGCCGCATCGCTGCTGAACGCGCCAAGCTGGATCATCGCCGATCCCGAACCCATCGGTGCCGCCTTCGTTTCTGCATCGGGCGTCTTGGCCGAAGTGGCCGCGGGTTTGGCTTTCGCCTTGTCCGCAGGAGCCGCCTTGGTAACCGCGGCCTCGCGATCCTGCGGTGTCACCGCGGGCTCCTCGGGCATGCGGCTCGGATCGACCTTGCCGGCGGGTTCGGCGCCTTCACTGGCCGAGAAGCTGGCATCGCCCTCGCCCTCGAACGCCTTGGCTCCGTCGTTCTTGGGCGCGACCTTAAAGTCGCCCTGCTGCGCGGCGATCAGTTCGCCGTTGCCGCGCGCGCCGCCATTCTGGATCCACCACAGGCCGCCCAGTACCGCACCGATCAGCAGCAAGCCGCCGAGCACCATGACGAGCAGGCGCGCGGGCGACACTTCGCCATCTTCCTCGAACCCATCGGCGGCTTCGAGCCAGGGCAAACGATCCTCGTCTTCGAGACCGAGACCCGCATCCCCCTGCTCTGCATTCCTGTCGCCCGCCATCAAACCATCTCCTCGAGCGCCTCAACCCCCATAAGGGACAGCCCGTTGCGGATGACTTGCCCGATTCCGTCAGCCAAATAAAGCCGCGTCGCGGTCAATTCGGGATCATTGTCGAGAACGATACGAAGCCCCGGATCATCATTGCCCAGATTATACCAGGCATGGAACGCCGCGGCGACGTCGGCGAGATAGAAGGCGATCCGGTGCGGTTCGCGCGCCGAGGCGGCCGCCTCGACGATCCGCGGGAATTGCGCGAGCAATTTCACGAGGCCCAGTTCATGCGCGTTGAGACGCGCCGGAGCGGGCGCTGGCAGCGTGATCCCGGCGTCAGCGGCCTTTTTGCGCAGCCGCGAAATGCGCGCGTTGGCATATTGCAGATACCAGACGGGGTTGTCGCGCGACGCCTCGATCACCTTGGCGAAGTCGAAATCCATCTGCGCGTCGGCCTTACGCGTCAGCATCGTGAAGCGCACCGCGTCCTTGCCGACTTCGTCAACGACATCGGCGAGCGTCACGAAATTTCCCGCGCGCTTCGACATTTTGAACGGCTCGCCATTCTTGAGCAACCGCACCATCTGCACCAGTTTGACGTCGAAACGCGTCTTGCCGCCCGTTAGTGCGGCAACCGCGGCCTTGATCCGCTTGACCGTCCCGGCATGGTCGGCGCCCCAGATGTCGATCAATTCGTCGGCATTCTGGCTTTTCTGGAAATGATAGGCGAGGTCGGCGCCGAAATAGGTCCAGCTGCCGTCCGACTTCTTGATCGGGCGGTCCTGATCGTCGCCGAACTGCGTCGAGCGGAACAGCGGCAGTTCGACGGGTTCCCAATCCTCGGGCGTCTCACCCTTCGGCGCTTCGAGCTGGCCGTCGTAGACCAGATCGTGATCGCGCAGCCATTGCTCGGCGGCGGCGGGTTTGCCCTCGGCCTGTAATTCGGCTTCCGACGAGAAGAGGTCGTGGTGGATACCCAGCTTGGCGAGGTCGGCGCGGATCATGTCCATCATCGCGCTGACCGCCTCGGCGCGGAACAGGCCGAGCCACGCGCTTTCGGGCGCGCCGACGAAGCGGTCGCCATATTCGACCGCAAGCTTGTCTCCCACCGGCATCAGATAGTCGCCCGGATATAGGCCTTCGGGGATTGCGCCGATATCTTCGCCGAGCGCTTCGCGGTAACGCATATGCACCGAGCGCGCGAGCACGTCGACTTGTCCGCCCGCGTCGTTGACATAATATTCGCGGATCACGTCGTGGCCTGCAAATTCGAGCAGCGCAGCAAGCGCATCGCCAACGACCGCGCCGCGGCAATGGCCGACGTGCATCGGTCCGGTGGGATTGGCCGAGACATATTCGACATTGACGCGCCGTCCCTGCCCCATCGTCGAGCGGCCATAATCGCCGCCCTCGCTAAAGATCAGCGCAAGTTCGTCGCGCCAGCTGTCATCGGCAAGGCGCAGGTTGATGAAGCCGGGGCCGGCTACATTCGCCTCCGTCACCTCATCGAGCGCGCCGAGTTCGGCGACGAGCAGGTCGGCGAGCGCGCGCGGGTTCATGCCCGCGGGCTTCGCGAGCACCATCGCGGCGTTGGTCGCGACATCGCCATGCGCGGGATCGCGCGGCGGCTCGACGCTGATTGCGCTCCGGTCGAGACCAGCAGGCAAGGCATCGCGGGCGACCAGCGCATCGAGCGCAGCGTCGATATGGTCGGAAAAGCGGCTGAACAGGGTCACGGGCTGGGCCTATCTTCGGTCAGAAAAGTCTTGCGCGCCCTATCTTAGCTGGGCGGGCGCGAAAAGCCCCGCGTCACCGATCGGTGCGCGGGGCGAAACGAGGCGAGCGGCGCAGAAGCGCCGCCGCGGGCTTATCGTCGGACGTTATATTCGAGCTGGTCCTGCGTCAGTTGGAAGCCGATGAGCAGTTCGAAGCTGGAGCGCTGCACCGCGGCGCGCACTTCGGGAAGGCTGAGCGGATCGACCGCCGCGTCCTGGTCGCCCGCCTTGCGCTTGCGCGTGATGCGTTCCTGAATGTCAGCGGGCAACGTCGCGGCGGCGCGGTCGACATAGGCCGACGCCTGCGCCCGGCCCGTGCCGCGTACCTGGCCTTCGGCAAAAGTCACGGCGACATTGCCAAGCCGTTTTGCAACGACCGCGGTCCCGCCCTGCAAGACGGTGGCGTAATAGGGCAAGGTCACGGTGCGCGCGGGGCCCGCATCGCGGCGGGTCGCGACGACGTCGAAGCTGGCAAGCTGATAGACCTTCTCGGCGGCGTCATTACAAACCGGCACCACATTGGTGATCGCCGCGACCACGTCGACGGCGCGCGCGTCGCGGCTCGTCGCGGGGTCGAACAGCGTGACGTCGCCGGTGTGCAGCGGCACCGCCACCGCGGGACAGGTGCTGCGCGTCGCGGTGATGCCGACGCCGCCGGCGATGTCGATTTCATTGTCCTTTGCGCAGCCCGCAACCGTCGCCATGGCTGCCGTGCCGCACAGCACGGTCAGGAACTTACGCGACGGAAACGAAATGGGCATCATGATAATCGGGCTTTCCAAACAGGTACGATGACAGGCGTCGGGACGGTTGATCCCGCGTCATGCGCGCCGCTTCTTATCGGTGCGATGAACGCGGCGCAACAAAGAGAACGAAAGATGAAGCGGCTTTACCCCATATGGCTTGCTGCGCTAGAGCGCGCGCATCATGAATGCTCCCCATCCGATGACGCACCCTGGCAGCAGCGAAGCGGCAGAACTCAAGGTTTTGATCGCGGCGCCGCGCGGGTTCTGCGCCGGCGTCGATCGTGCGATCCGCATCGTCGAACTGGCGCTGCTGAAATATGGCGCGCCAGTCTATGTCCGGCATGAAATTGTCCACAACCGCTATGTCGTCGACTCCCTGAAGGCAAAGGGCGCGATTTTCGTCGAATCGCTCGATCAGGTTCCCGACGGTGTGCCCGTGGTATTCAGCGCGCATGGCGTGCCCAAAGCGGTGCCGGCGAAGGCCGAAATGCGTGGGCTCGACTATATCGACGCGACGTGCCCGCTGGTGTCGAAAGTGCACCGCCAGGCCGAGCGCGTATATGATGCGGGGCGGCATATCATCTTCGTTGGCCACGCCGGCCACCCCGAAGTCGTCGGGACGCTGGGTCAGCTTCCCGAAGGCGCGATGACATTGGTCGAATCGGTCGACGATGT contains these protein-coding regions:
- the mgtE gene encoding magnesium transporter — protein: MDKREDSLPSEDVVITDDRDREQPARETDTELDEDDRLKPEFVRDVIELAEAGEGEAARERIGRLHPADIADLFELARADERPMLAAVLGNMLSADVLAEMNDYVREELIDLLAPEQVAELAAELDTDDAVAIIEDMEADEQQAVLQAMEPEDRAAIEDALSFPEESAGRLMQRDLVAVPEHVTVGDVIDRLREDTDLTSDFWEIYVVDPMHRPVGTCQLSWILRTPRDIAISDVMKREQTLIPVDMDQEEVALRFQKYALISAAVIDRSGRLVGMITVDDVVHIIQEEAGEDILRLSGAGDGDINEPIRETYSARVRWLIANLGTALLASSIVGFFGGAIEHMVALAALMPIVAGVGGNAGTQTLAVTVRALAMNQLTDSNSWRAIWREMKIALLNGGTIALLAGTATALWFGSPQLGAVIAAAMVVNIFVAGVAGVAIPLLLDRLDQDPAVASSIFVTMTTDSMGFLAFLGLAVISGLTTL
- a CDS encoding entericidin A/B family lipoprotein; the encoded protein is MTSFRVIVLALLASVVVTGCNTVKGAGRDIESVGQAGSDAID
- the tatC gene encoding twin-arginine translocase subunit TatC is translated as MTEETPLLTSDEDGAGGKMPLLDHLIELRSRLLKSLLAIGAAFGVCLYYAKPIFGVLVQPLVKAGQGKLIYTQLFEAFFVEIKVALFAAMMIAFPVIANQLWKFVAPGLFKQEKRALLPFLLATPILFAIGASFAYFITIPIALKFLLGYQGDIGGITQEALPSVGNYLSFTMQFIMAFGIAFLLPILLMLIERSGLVTREQLVSARRYMIVAAFAIAAVFTPPDILSQLLLAVPLVFLYEMSLLAIWFTQRRRKTGAEEAPVEPLEEA
- the tatB gene encoding Sec-independent protein translocase protein TatB, with protein sequence MFDVAPTELLLVVLVALVVIGPKDLPKAMRFVGKWMAKARGMARHFRSGLDTMMREAELEELEKQWREQNDAIMREFPRIDDVNASSAPATTTAPATAAEPVTEADVDQAAAATSPETHAIPPKDGPLP
- a CDS encoding twin-arginine translocase TatA/TatE family subunit; the encoded protein is MGSFSIWHWLVVGILVLLLFGKGRFSDMMGDVAKGIKSFKKGMSEDDVPPAAPKHIEGQRAPDLSATPTPTAETENR
- the scpB gene encoding SMC-Scp complex subunit ScpB, with the protein product MIDDLERAIEAMLFASDEALDARQVANRLGDEMTPGEVRSIIVRIAARHNGSGIELVERGGHWHFQTPSDLAHLLRRERDDPRKLSRAAAEVLAIIAYHEPVSRAEIEAIRGVQTSKGTLDVLMEAEWVAPAGRREVPGRPLIYKTTDAFLQHFGLNSRKDLPGIDDLRAAGLLDPVDLAFEEAVGELDLVKDGEEA
- a CDS encoding segregation and condensation protein A → MEDLPLDFEIAPAAPERDDAFQLTFESWEGPLDLLLTLARSQKVDLKQISILALVEQYLTFIAEARELKLEVAADYLVMAAWLAYLKSALLLPKDPLEDPSPDELALRLQLRLQRLAAMREAAARLLARDRVGRDVFLRAKPEGLRDIKLRRWDASLYDILSAYGQVKLRSEPVVHMVSRRPVVTLDAALHHLQRMIGAKLDWAELSDFLPADYDGPLRRSAIASSFVAALELARQGRVDLKQDGAFEPLYLKAAQA
- the nagZ gene encoding beta-N-acetylhexosaminidase; the protein is MIPAIFGLSGLTLTDDERAFFRDSDPAGYILFGRNIENREQLRRLTDELRSLDGRTNLPILIDQEGGRVARMRSPEWPNFPSGAAFDELYDRAPASAIEAARLNAMALAVMLAEVGITVDCLPLLDVRQPGASDVIGDRALGSEPMRVAALGRAILGGLQSGGVVGIVKHIPGHGRALVDTHEALPTVDASDRDLQTDLAPFAALRDAAMAMTCHVIFEAWDPDRPATLSPIVIDSIIRQRIGFHGLLMTDDLDMKALSGDVPSRAADAIAAGCDIALNCWAKMDDMVGIANALDPISTVSRARLEGAMDRILGDGDERPFATLVDQRDALLAIA
- a CDS encoding SPOR domain-containing protein, with the protein product MAGDRNAEQGDAGLGLEDEDRLPWLEAADGFEEDGEVSPARLLVMVLGGLLLIGAVLGGLWWIQNGGARGNGELIAAQQGDFKVAPKNDGAKAFEGEGDASFSASEGAEPAGKVDPSRMPEEPAVTPQDREAAVTKAAPADKAKAKPAATSAKTPDAETKAAPMGSGSAMIQLGAFSSDAAAAKAWTSLSKRFAYLAELNKSVSPAKVGSGTVYRLRVSAGTTANATNLCGKLRVAGENCVVVR
- the argS gene encoding arginine--tRNA ligase — protein: MTLFSRFSDHIDAALDALVARDALPAGLDRSAISVEPPRDPAHGDVATNAAMVLAKPAGMNPRALADLLVAELGALDEVTEANVAGPGFINLRLADDSWRDELALIFSEGGDYGRSTMGQGRRVNVEYVSANPTGPMHVGHCRGAVVGDALAALLEFAGHDVIREYYVNDAGGQVDVLARSVHMRYREALGEDIGAIPEGLYPGDYLMPVGDKLAVEYGDRFVGAPESAWLGLFRAEAVSAMMDMIRADLAKLGIHHDLFSSEAELQAEGKPAAAEQWLRDHDLVYDGQLEAPKGETPEDWEPVELPLFRSTQFGDDQDRPIKKSDGSWTYFGADLAYHFQKSQNADELIDIWGADHAGTVKRIKAAVAALTGGKTRFDVKLVQMVRLLKNGEPFKMSKRAGNFVTLADVVDEVGKDAVRFTMLTRKADAQMDFDFAKVIEASRDNPVWYLQYANARISRLRKKAADAGITLPAPAPARLNAHELGLVKLLAQFPRIVEAAASAREPHRIAFYLADVAAAFHAWYNLGNDDPGLRIVLDNDPELTATRLYLADGIGQVIRNGLSLMGVEALEEMV
- the ispH gene encoding 4-hydroxy-3-methylbut-2-enyl diphosphate reductase; translated protein: MNAPHPMTHPGSSEAAELKVLIAAPRGFCAGVDRAIRIVELALLKYGAPVYVRHEIVHNRYVVDSLKAKGAIFVESLDQVPDGVPVVFSAHGVPKAVPAKAEMRGLDYIDATCPLVSKVHRQAERVYDAGRHIIFVGHAGHPEVVGTLGQLPEGAMTLVESVDDVSAMAPADPEMLSYLTQTTLSVDDTRDIIAALQHRFPAITGPRGEDICYATSNRQDAVKAIAGQCDRMIVIGAPNSSNSLRLVEVAERLGTPAHLVQRGTDIDPAWLTNIGTLGITAGASAPETLVREVIDAVASVRPITEDVVVTAEENMIFKLPRGLEPA